In one Sesamum indicum cultivar Zhongzhi No. 13 linkage group LG12, S_indicum_v1.0, whole genome shotgun sequence genomic region, the following are encoded:
- the LOC105175918 gene encoding LRR receptor-like serine/threonine-protein kinase GSO1, with the protein MLLLFLLLPLFALSAGVSTQDSIINILMEVKKSFVQDPLNVLQDWSPHNPNFCSWRGLSCSPTSSASLQPQLLALDLSNSSLRGSLSPALALLPNLLLLNLSSNQLSGPIPPALSNLSSLESLLLFSNQLSGPIPPQLGSLLNLQVLRIGDNYLTGPIPPSFGNLQNLVTLGLASCSLTGRIPPELGRLGQLQNLVLQQNQLLGPIPQELANCSSLIVFTAALNRLNGSIPSELAGLNNLRTLNLANNTLSGGIPTQLGEMSQLRYLNLLGNQLQGTIPKSLANLINLQSLDLSGNRLSGEIPGELGSMGQLVYLVLSSNNLTGNIPRGICSNTTSLEYLMLAQNQLSGRIPTELSDCKSLKQLDLSNNTLDGFIPEELYELHQLTDLLLNNNTLSGSISPFIANLTNLQTLALYQNYLRGNLPKEIGMLGKLQILYVYDNQLSGEIPVEIGNCSSLQMVDFFGNQFTGQIPITIGRLKQLNFLHLRQNDLSGEIPSSLGNCHQLAILDLADNRLSGRIPATFGHLQALEQLMLYNNSLQGNLPDELSSLTNLTRINLSHNKLNGSIAPLCTSRNFLSFDVTNNGFDHEIPRQIGNSPALERLRLGNNLFTGQIPWTLGLLQQLSLLDLSRNLLTGQIPVQLSLCNRLTHLDLDHNLLSGPIPFWIGRLPLLGELKLSANNLSGSLPQELFNCSNLLVLSLEANSLNGTLPPEVGKLKSLNVLDLNRNQLSGPLPPTIGQLSKLYELRLSLNSFSGEIPAEIGQLQNLQSVLDLSYNNLSGHIPSSIGRLSKLEALDLSHNALVGEIPPQVSEMSSLGRLNLSFNHLQGKLDKRYARWPATSFDGNLNLCGSPLQNCKDIKSANGEPGLSESSVVIISAISTTFAVILLLLGAALFFKHRREALRRGSGLDSTYSSSSSQAQRRPLFDNAAAKNDFRWIDIMEATNNLSEEFIIGSGGSGTIYKAELFTGETVAIKRIVRKDDPMLDRSFAREIKTLGRIRHRHLVRLLGYCCNIRAGSNLLIYEYMENGSVWDWLHKQPMDEKRKRILDWEARLKIAVGLAQGLEYLHYDCAPKILHRDVKSSNVLLDANMEAHLGDFGLAKPVTDNHDSVNTESNLWFAGSYGYIAPEYAYSLKATEKSDVYSMGIVLMELVTGRMPTDGRFGVNMDMVRWVESHMEIQGSGTEELTDPVLKPLLPNEENAVFQVLEIALRCTKTAPAERPSSRQACDLLVHVLNDTKVQSQKMSPETYA; encoded by the exons atgCTACTCCTATTTCTCCTTCTGCCCCTCTTTGCCCTCTCCGCCGGGGTTTCAACCCAGGACTCCATCATCAATATTCTTATGGAGGTGAAGAAATCTTTCGTTCAAGACCCACTCAATGTTTTACAAGACTGGTCCCCTCACAACCCAAACTTCTGCTCATGGAGAGGCCTTTCCTGTTCCCCTACCTCCTCCGCCTCTCTTCAACCTCAACTGCTTGCTCTCGATCTCTCAAATTCTTCACTCCGCGGCTCCCTCTCACCCGCTCTCGCTCTTCTCCCAAACCTGCTCCTCCTCAATCTATCTTCTAATCAGCTCTCAGGCCCCATTCCACCTGCTCTCTCCAACCTTTCTTCTTTGGAATCTTTGCTCCTCTTCTCCAACCAACTCTCCGGTCCCATTCCACCCCAACTTGGTTCCCTCCTCAATCTCCAGGTCCTCAGAATCGGCGACAATTACCTTACCGGCCCAATTCCCCCTTCTTTCGGCAATCTCCAGAATTTGGTCACTCTTGGTTTGGCCTCCTGCAGTCTCACCGGCCGGATACCGCCAGAGCTTGGAAGGCTGGGCCAACTCCAGAACTTGGTTCTGCAGCAAAACCAGCTCCTCGGTCCCATTCCTCAAGAGCTTGCCAACTGCTCCAGCCTCATCGTCTTTACGGCGGCGCTCAATCGTCTTAATGGATCAATCCCGTCCGAGTTGGCTGGTCTTAATAATCTACGTACATTGAATCTTGCCAATAATACACTGTCAGGGGGGATACCGACTCAGCTTGGTGAGATGAGTCAGCTGCGATATCTGAATCTCCTGGGCAATCAGCTTCAGGGTACCATTCCCAAGTCCTTGGCGAACTTGATAAATCTTCAGAGTCTGGACTTGTCCGGCAACAGGCTGAGCGGCGAAATTCCAGGAGAGTTGGGAAGCATGGGTCAGCTTGTTTACCTCGTGCTTTCAAGTAACAATCTGACAGGTAATATTCCCCGAGGCATATGTTCAAACACCACCAGTTTGGAATACTTGATGCTCGCACAAAATCAACTCTCTGGCAGGATTCCAACAGAATTAAGTGACTGCAAGTCGCTCAAGCAACTCGATTTGTCCAATAATACACTCGATGGATTCATTCCAGAGGAGCTTTATGAGTTGCATCAACTCACTGACCTCCTGCTTAACAACAACACTTTGTCTGGTTCTATTTCTCCCTTCATAGCAAACTTAACCAATCTGCAGACTCTGGCACTGTACCAGAACTATTTGAGGGGCAATCTACCTAAAGAGATTGGGATGCTTGGGAAGCTTCAGATACTTTATGTCTACGACAATCAGCTCTCTGGTGAGATTCCGGTGGAGATCGGCAACTGCTCCAGCTTGCAAATGGTTGATTTCTTCGGAAATCAATTCACGGGGCAGATCCCTATCACCATTGGAAGGCTAAAGCAGCTGAATTTCCTTCATCTCAGACAGAATGATCTTTCTGGTGAGATTCCCTCCAGTTTGGGTAACTGCCATCAGCTGGCCATACTTGATTTGGCAGATAACAGACTCTCCGGCAGAATTCCTGCGACTTTTGGGCATCTTCAAGCTCTGGAACAGCTTATGCTATATAACAATTCTCTCCAAGGAAACCTGCCTGATGAGCTTTCCAGTCTCACTAACTTGACGAGGATCAATTTGTCACATAACAAACTGAATGGGAGCATTGCTCCACTCTGCACGTCGcgtaattttctttcttttgatgTTACAAACAACGGATTTGATCATGAAATTCCACGCCAAATTGGCAATTCACCTGCGCTTGAAAGGTTAAGGCTAGGCAATAACCTATTTACAGGGCAGATCCCCTGGACCCTGGGATTACTCCAACAACTCTCGCTGTTGGATCTCTCGCGCAATTTACTCACTGGCCAGATACCCGTTCAACTTTCCCTGTGCAACAGATTGACTCACCTTGATCTTGATCATAACCTTCTTTCTGGGCCAATTCCATTCTGGATAGGACGTCTTCCTCTATTAGGTGAGCTCAAGCTCTCAGCCAATAACCTATCTGGGTCTCTTCCTCAAGAATTATTCAATTGTTCGAATCTGCTCGTCCTGTCTCTTGAGGCGAACTCTCTTAATGGTACCCTTCCTCCTGAAGTTGGTAAACTCAAGTCTCTCAACGTGCTGGATCTCAACCGTAATCAACTCTCTGGTCCTCTACCTCCCACCATTGGGCAATTAAGTAAGCTATACGAACTCCGGCTTTCACTGAACTCCTTCAGTGGAGAGATTCCCGCTGAGATTGGCCAGCTccaaaatttgcaaagcgttcTGGACCTCAGCTACAATAACCTCAGTGGTCACATCCCATCTTCCATTGGCAGACTCTCCAAGCTTGAAGCACTCGATCTATCCCACAATGCACTAGTTGGAGAAATCCCTCCTCAAGTTAGTGAAATGAGCAGCTTAGGAAGATTGAACCTCTCTTTCAATCACCTTCAAGGAAAACTGGATAAGCGATATGCACGCTGGCCAGCCACATCTTTTGACGGGAACTTGAATCTTTGCGGAAGCCCTCTTCAAAATTGCAAGGACATAAAGTCTGCCAATGGAGAGCCAGGCCTCAGCGAATCATCTGTTGTGATAATTTCAGCAATATCAACTACATTTGCGGTTATTCTTTTGTTACTGGGAGCTGCCCTCTTCTTCAAACACAGGCGAGAAGCCCTCAGGAGGGGCAGTGGACTCGATTCCACTTACTCTTCTAGCTCTTCACAAGCACAAAGGCGACCTTTATTTGATAATGCCGCTGCTAAGAATGATTTCAGATGGATAGACATAATGGAAGCTACAAATAATCTGAGTGAGGAGTTCATTATTGGATCTGGGGGATCAGGAACCATCTACAAAGCTGAACTGTTTACTGGAGAGACTGTGGCAATAAAGAGGATTGTGAGGAAGGATGATCCAATGTTGGATAGAAGCTTTGCAAGAGAAATCAAAACGCTTGGTAGAATAAGACATAGACATCTGGTCAGGCTGTTGGGGTATTGTTGCAACATAAGGGCGGGTTCCAATTTGCTGATCTATGAGTACATGGAGAACGGTAGCGTGTGGGATTGGTTGCATAAACAACCGATGGAtgagaagagaaaaaggatCCTAGACTGGGAAGCAAGATTGAAGATAGCAGTGGGATTGGCACAGGGACTGGAGTATCTTCATTATGACTGTGCGCCCAAGATACTTCACAGAGATGTAAAGTCCAGCAACGTGTTATTAGATGCCAACATGGAGGCTCATTTGGGAGATTTTGGACTGGCAAAACCTGTCACAGATAATCATGATTCCGTGAATACAGAATCAAACTTGTGGTTTGCAGGTTCCTACGGCTACATTGCGCCAG AGTATGCTTATTCCTTGAAGGCTACAGAGAAAAGTGATGTTTACAGCATGGGTATTGTGCTTATGGAGCTGGTCACTGGAAGAATGCCAACAGATGGAAGATTTGGTGTGAATATGGACATGGTCAGATGGGTAGAGTCACATATGGAAATACAAGGATCCGGTACTGAGGAGCTAACTGATCCGGTGCTAAAACCACTCTTACCTAATGAAGAAAATGCTGTATTCCAAGTGCTTGAAATAGCACTGCGGTGCACAAAAACTGCTCCTGCAGAAAGGCCATCATCACGGCAGGCTTGCGACCTGTTGGTGCATGTGCTCAATGACACTAAGGTTCAATCACAGAAAATGAGCCCAGAGACATATGCGTAG
- the LOC105175919 gene encoding uncharacterized protein LOC105175919 isoform X2 has protein sequence MAISATVVGALLGLGTQMYSNALRKLPYMRHPWEHVLGMGLGAVFANQMVKWDAKAQEDLDKLLIKAKQANESRYFDDDED, from the exons aTGGCGATTAGCGCGACTGTGGTAGGAGCCCTACTAGGATTGGGGACCCAGATGTACTCTAACGCTCTCCGCAAGCTCCCTTACATGCGCC ATCCGTGGGAGCATGTATTGGGAATGGGTTTGGGAGCGGTGTTTGCTAATCAGATGGTCAAGTGGGACGCCAAGGCTCAGGAGGACCTCGACAAGTTACTCATCAAGGCCAAGCAAGCCAATGAAAGCCGCTACTTCG atgatgatgaagacTAA
- the LOC105175919 gene encoding uncharacterized protein LOC105175919 isoform X1 has product MAISATVVGALLGLGTQMYSNALRKLPYMRHPWEHVLGMGLGAVFANQMVKWDAKAQEDLDKLLIKAKQANESRYFECKRIMRRIMSLVFLP; this is encoded by the exons aTGGCGATTAGCGCGACTGTGGTAGGAGCCCTACTAGGATTGGGGACCCAGATGTACTCTAACGCTCTCCGCAAGCTCCCTTACATGCGCC ATCCGTGGGAGCATGTATTGGGAATGGGTTTGGGAGCGGTGTTTGCTAATCAGATGGTCAAGTGGGACGCCAAGGCTCAGGAGGACCTCGACAAGTTACTCATCAAGGCCAAGCAAGCCAATGAAAGCCGCTACTTCG AATGCAAAAGAATAATGAGAAGGATCATGTCACTTGTGTTTTTACCATAG
- the LOC105175961 gene encoding uncharacterized protein LOC105175961 — MFLSGDHPHRSTIKARRSTSPTQCESFVEVPNSGGVSSLVQKWRGFEAEAKCCSSRNSSAYMYGPQDNDQDDPFGGWESDRTAFSGPPSSRSRDSDAAESERLRVADIIKKLTEERFNEVGSDSPPRVRTSFEQSEQRCFTPLLSSPRIRGRQAYHDLLMQMERERRKELERLVGRKAVSKFSHRGRIQAMLRIRFLRRSIETKDAWHSNTTSSESHKAVQPQPAVVHFRVRVGASAQNGSVHSGSCRKDTTSAEPNLHSANQQEKENECQELTNSKSCHRVRADHIQDSEDSVTSKEQNASHCSHEVNENIEQNVHISHSYENIHFDGSPFSKLMRQETNWESSNRSSGESAETAGTSHNKETNSGDTTKSIHNIDINIYNEVKEGSNQQIVKTNYDLTSGYDHHQGFVEKGESPSNQHLVETDTYWVSDVSHPEVGWEELHSDYQQLSGNNRDWIEEVSRPRSDWEGLRQERYREMLDPFLDNEEIRLLLGRRSVSTFLSSGLREKIDQVIISRAQGQETLKNNQRREEKQLPEREQTATSEEREGEDGEDEQDEEGEDYGNYLNEYEEAESSVEQRCNESDDYTDHIRTSPPASWPQNQGHESSNHSYQVASPSAQQSSSNHYSQNNGHNSSYSTHPAIEMELMCDLRGHMEQLHQEMSELRKAIKCCMDMQMKLQRSIKKEVAVALNHSDRKHGRRNSEKKAASGGRCCICCKVQVDCLLYRCGHMCTCYKCAHELQSSSGKCPICTAPILDVVRTYSNHS, encoded by the exons ATGTTTCTTTCTGGTGATCACCCGCACCGCTCCACCATTAAGGCCCGTCGTTCCACTTCTCCAACCCAATGCGAGAGTTTTGTGGAGGTTCCCAATTCGGGCGGCGTTTCTTCCCTGGTTCAGAAATGGAGAGGCTTCGAGGCAGAAGCCAAGTGCTGCAGCAGCAGGAACAGCTCAGCCTACATGTATGGCCCGCAGGACAATGATCAGGACGACCCATTTGGTGGTTGGGAATCTGATAGAACAGCATTCAGCGGTCCCCCTTCCTCTCGCAGCCGCGATTCTGACGCCGCAGAAAGCGAGAGGCTGAGGGTCGCCGACATTATTAAAAAGTTGACCGAAGAGCGTTTCAATGAGGTTGGTTCCGACTCCCCTCCTCGTGTTAGAACCTCATTCGAACAATCAGAACAGAGATGTTTTACCCCTCTGCTGAGTTCACCCCGAATCAGGGGCCGCCAGGCATATCATGATCTGCTCATGCAGATGGAGCGCGAGAGGCGTAAAGAACTTGAACGACTCGTGGGCCGCAAAGCCGTCTCCAAATTCTCTCATCGAGGCCGCATTCAG GCTATGCTTCGGATAAGATTCCTAAGGCGCAGCATCGAAACCAAAGATGCTTGGCATTCAAATACCACATCATCTGAATCACACAAAGCTGTGCAACCTCAACCTGCAGTCGTACATTTcag GGTAAGAGTCGGTGCAAGTGCCCAAAATGGTTCAGTTCACTCTGGCAGCTGCCGCAAAGATACTACTTCTGCAGAGCCAAACTTGCACTCAGCCAATCaacaggaaaaagaaaatgaatgcCAAGAGCTCACTAACTCAAAAAGTTGTCACAGAGTGAGGGCGGATCACATCCAAGATTCTGAAGACTCTGTAACCTCTAAAGAACAGAACGCCAGCCATTGTTCTCATGAAGttaatgaaaatatagaaCAGAATGTTCACATATCACATAGTTATGAAAATATCCATTTTGACGGAAGTCCATTTTCAAAACTTATGCGGCAGGAAACCAACTGGGAGAGCAGCAACCGTAGCTCGGGTGAATCTGCGGAGACAGCTGGAACCTCCCACAACAAAGAAACTAATTCTGGAGACACAACCAAATCCATCCACAATATTGATATCAATATATACAATGAAGTGAAAGAGGGCAGTAATCAGCAAATTGTGAAAACCAACTATGACTTGACATCTGGTTATGATCATCACCAGGGTTTCGTGGAGAAAGGAGAGTCCCCCAGTAATCAGCATTTAGTAGAAACTGATACGTACTGGGTGAGTGACGTTTCTCATCCTGAAGTTGGATGGGAAGAATTGCACTCTGATTACCAGCAGCTTTCAGGAAATAATAGAGACTGGATTGAAGAGGTATCACGCCCTCGTAGTGATTGGGAAGGCCTCAGGCAAGAAAGATATCGCGAGATGCTTGATCCTTTCTTAGACAATGAAGAAATTCGTCTACTCCTCGGAAG GAGAAGTGTCTCAACCTTTCTTTCCAGTGGTCTAAGAGAGAAAATAGATCAAGTGATTATATCTCGTGCTCAAGGGCAAGAAACTCTAAAGAATAATCAGAGACGAGAAGAGAAACAGTTGCCTGAACGAGAACAAACAGCAACATCAGAGGAAAGAGAAGGGGAAGATGGAGAGGATGAGCAAGATGAAGAAGGGGAAGATTATGGTAATTATTTGAATGAATATGAAGAAGCGGAGAGCTCAGTGGAGCAACGGTGTAACGAGTCTGACGATTACACGGATCATATCAGAACTTCACCACCAGCATCATGGCCCCAGAATCAAGGTCATGAATCTAGCAATCATTCTTATCAGGTTGCGTCTCCTTCTGCACAGCAGTCCTCATCCAACCATTACTCTCAGAACAATGGGCATAACTCTTCATATAGCACCCATCCTGCAATT GAAATGGAACTGATGTGTGATTTGAGGGGCCATATGGAGCAATTGCATCAAGAGATGTCTGAACTGAGAAAAGCAATTAAATGTTGCATGGATATGCAGATGAAATTACAACGTTCCATCAAGAAGGAAGTTGCAGTAGCTCTGAATCATTCAG ATAGAAAGCATGGAAGAAGGAACTCAGAGAAGAAGGCGGCAAGTGGAGGGAGATGTTGTATTTGCTGTAAAGTGCAAGTTGATTGTCTTCTGTACag GTGTGGTCACATGTGCACCTGTTACAAGTGTGCCCATGAGCTGCAGTCGAGCAGCGGAAAATGTCCCATATGTACAGCTCCCATTTTGGATGTTGTCCGAACATATTCTAatcattcttga
- the LOC105175920 gene encoding uncharacterized protein LOC105175920: protein MCSSKSKLKHSSSMNGRAVLHPNSNRTPLLERRNSFDIALLNTTSSPTNTNPNTITPDSTLPPQLLNNKNRYTPPASPTKPKPKPKSPTVPPLLNIKRIYPNPPPKSNSKTPSTDPQSSSDLAPGSIAAARREQVAIFHEQRKLRIAHYGRTAPKSSPPNNNNDRYSCNLTANNSAPVQQEKRCSFITPNSDPIYVAYHDQEWGVPVHDDKLLFELLVLTGAQVGSDWSSVLRKRQDYRDAFSGFDAEIVSKYSEKKMSWMSGEYGMELSLIRGVVDNSKRILEIKKEFGSFDKYLWGFVNEKPMVTQYKWLHKIPAKTSKSETISKDMVRRGFRLVGPTVIHSFMQAAGLTNDHLITCPRHSQCLDSFIHAAT, encoded by the exons ATGTGTTCCTCAAAGTCTAAACTGAAACACAGCAGCAGTATGAATGGGCGGGCCGTCCTTCACCCTAACTCCAATCGCACCCCTCTCCTGGAGAGGCGCAATTCCTTCGATATCGCCCTACTCAACACCACCTCCTCTCCAACCAATACCAATCCCAATACTATTACTCCCGACTCCACTTTACCCCCTCAACTCCTCAACAATAAGAATAGGTACACCCCTCCCGCATCTCCCACCAAACCCAAACCCAAACCCAAATCACCCACAGTACCACCCCTCCTCAATATTAAGAGAATTTACCCCAACCCTCCTCCTAAATCCAATTCCAAGACACCTTCTACGGATCCTCAATCTTCTTCTGACCTCGCACCCGGAAGCATTGCAGCAGCACGAAGAGAGCAGGTGGCCATTTTTCACGAGCAAAGGAAATTGCGCATAGCTCATTATGGAAGGACCGCCCCCAAGTCCTCACCCCCAAATAATAACAACGATCGCTATTCTTGCAACCTTACTGCTAATAATTCTGCCCCTGTTCAACAAGAGAAGAGATGCAGTTTCATCACCCCTAATTcag ATCCCATCTATGTGGCCTACCACGACCAAGAATGGGGGGTGCCTGTCCATGATGATAA ATTGCTGTTTGAATTGCTGGTTTTGACTGGCGCGCAAGTAGGATCAGATTGGAGTTCGGTGTTGAGGAAGAGACAAGATTATAGGGATGCTTTTTCAGGATTTGACGCGGAAATTGTTTCCAAGTACTCAGAAAAGAAGATGAGCTGGATGAGTGGTGAATATGGTATGGAGTTGAGCCTAATCAGGGGAGTGGTGGACAACTCTAAAAGGATCCTTGAG ATAAAGAAGGAATTTGGATCATTTGACAAGTATCTATGGGGATTTGTGAACGAGAAGCCAATGGTGACGCAATACAAGTGGTTGCACAAGATTCCGGCCAAGACCTCAAAATCGGAGACGATAAGCAAGGACATGGTAAGGAGGGGGTTCCGGCTGGTGGGACCCACCGTGATACACTCGTTCATGCAGGCGGCTGGTCTCACCAACGACCACTTGATCACCTGTCCTAGACACTCTCAATGCCTCGACTCATTCATCCATGCAGCTACCTAG